gaacatcacacaccgggcctgttgtgggttgaggggcagggggagggatagcattaggagatatacctaatgttaaatgatgagttaatgggtgcagcacaccaacatggcacatgtatacatatgtaacaaatctgtatgttgtgcacatataccctaaaacttaaagtataataaaaaataataaataaataaaaaatcattcaCTTTAGTTACCCTCCTTTGAGCAGAAATAAACACATGTCAGTTTACTTAGGGAGACATGTTATGTAGATACACATGcataaaccatatatatatacttcagtCTGGTGATAACATTGATTATGCTGATGATACTATGTTTGCTGTATGCCAGGCAACCGTTGTGACATATACTGTTTCAATCCTCACAAAAATCTTATCAGTTAGAAATTCTTACTATCCTTAATCaaaagatgaggaaacttagTAACGGAGAGGTTAGGAACTTGCCTAATGtcatagagggaaaaaaaaaaggcacggcAGGAATGGAAACCTACAAAGTTTTGCTCCAGTGCATACCCCATCCACAACCTTATGGAGCCTGTCCTTTGTGTTATAGATGGTGcttatcttttttctgtttttttcttttctaaattttaattttgtgggtacatagtaggtatatctatttatggggtacatgagatgttttgatacaggtatacagTATgtgataatcacatcatggaaaacgGGGTCTCCAttttctcaagcatttatcctttgtgttacaaacaatccagttatattcctattttcaaatatacaattagattattattaactatagtcaccctgatGTGCTACTAAATACTAGGCCTTATTCAAACTATTATTTTGTACCCCTCCACCATCCTCCACCTCTTCCTTCATCCCTCACTACCctacccagcctctggtaaccatccttccacTATCTCTGTGAgctcaattgttttatttttagatcccacaaatgagaacatgaggtgtttgtttttttgtgcttggcttatttcacacataatgacctccacttccattcatgttgttgcaaatgactgaatctcatgcttttttatagctgaatagtactccattgtgtataagtaccacattttctttatccagtcatttgttgatggacatttaggttcctTCCAAATCTTGGTGGCTGTGAACAGAGCTGCAGTAAACACGAGAGCACAGATAtttcttcgatatactgatttcctttcctttaggtatatatccagcagtggcattgctggatcatatggtagctctattgtcagttttttgaggaacctccaaactgttctccaaagcagttgtatgaatttacattcccaccaacagtgtacaagggttcccttttctccacatccttgccagcatttgttactgcctgtcttttggataaaagccattttagctggggtgagatagtatctcattatagttttgatttgcatttctctgatgagcaatgatgttgagcaccttttcatatgtctatttgccatttgtatgtcttcttttgagaaatgtctattcaaatctctcgcccatttttaaatcagattcttagattttttactattatctttttttcttaatcacaaAACATATGCTTATAGGCAAGAGTTAGGAAACCATCtgaatgcaaagaaagaaaataaaaataagccacaATCCTATTGACATTTTGTTCCAGATTCTAATTACATAAACACTTTatactgtgtgcatgtgttctgaGACTCTGctactctcaattttttttttaatgtgctggtCTAAGTGAATCAAGAAACTTACTGCTGCATCAGAGCAAACACAACATAGAAATGCAGCATCTCAAATAGTTCAGCAGGGAAATCCCATCTTGGATATGGCATCTGCACATACCTGCTGCAGCATTTCTTCTGTGGCATTCACCTTCTCTCTGTGCTCTTCAAGACAAAACTCCAAATCTCTAATCTTCTCTCCCTCATCCTCCACCTGGTCTGTTAACATGCTTAGCTGTATTTAGAATAAAATACTGCAATGAGTGAAAAAGAATTTGGGTCCAACTGCATACATTATTTCTctaaatggaacaaaaaaaggaataatcCTACCACTCATAcgattgtaaagaaaaaaaaatctgagaagtACCAAGAAGACAGTGGTCCCTCCCATTCCTATTTATATGTTGCTTTTTGATTTAGGGAGTCCTATACAATTTTGGAGAAAATTTGTGTAGACTAGTAATGTACAATACTTTTTGGTTAAAGCCATTTCAACCATTTATGAGAGAGAGTGTGCACATCTTTTTTGCGGGCAGGGTGGAGATAGTATTAGAAGAGAGGAAATGAAGTTAATGTTTCAAATAGAAATTACCAAGAGCTATTCAAATTCGATACTTCAAGAAGAATAAGGAAAAGAACTCAAGGAATTCAAGTTCCATGAGCTTTTTGAAGATGACTTTATATTTATGACTTTAAACTGATCACAGATGCGTTCAAAGCCAGGGAGCAACTCAATATACTCAAAGGTGCATGAGGAGCTCTTGGGCTAGTCTTTCAATTCTAGTGCTTATAGCAGATCTTTGAGTTTTTCCTCCATAATCATCACCCAGTAAATATGCTTCAGTTCATTTTGCTCAATAtaccaaagaaaaatgtttgtgaAGCATttaaaacatcatgaagaagCAAACTCAAATTTAGCCCACAAGGAGGGTTCTagccactgttttgttttgtctcacacagggtatcatttttaaaattgaaaaattaaatatatttactcagATTTCAGATTTAGAAATATAAACTTACATATATGCAGATTTTATGCTATATTCATATGTCTACATTTctgatatatattaaaatatattttaaagtcagatcCAGCCAAGTGTAGTgctacacgcctgtaatcccagttacttaggcgactgaggtaggaagattgcttgagcctaggagttcaagactagcctgggcaatgtaagaagaccctgcctccaaaaaaaaaaaaaaatagatcagaTCAGATGGCACGTGAGATCAGATGACATTGCATCTGTATTCAGACTGGTCCCAGAAGAGCTGAGGTTGATTAATGGCAGCTCCTTCTAAACTGGGTGTACAAACCATCATTTTGCCCCAGTCCTTACTACTCCCTATTGGTTACAGATGGCTTACCATGCTTATTTCTATTAGCAGTCTGGTTGCTAACAGAACTGGTTTCTATTAGCAGTCAGGTTGCAAGCAATCTGAATTTGCCACCCCAATTTAAAACTCTCTTTGTATGCAGCAAggaaagaataatatttaaaaatcacttgccTGAAGAAGGAGGGattctttatcattttctaaaaGTGACAGCCTTTCTTGATACACATCTCCGTTCCCAGGTAGGTGTCCATTtgtctgaaaaaggaaataatatggGTAAGGCTGATCTTCTCTAAGAATGATATATTGTAGATAAATGAAAATCACAAGTGTCCTTAGTCCAAGGGGCCTGAATTGAATCTGCACAGCTGTCACTGtcaaagagaaaatacaagaatGCAATTTGGTTCATTTACCACAAAAGAAGTAAGACAGGCATGTTAAGCATATAAGCATGTTTTTGCCAAACTAAACATTTATTAACAAGCAGAAAATAATGACCCACAAGGAACAGTGGCTACTGGTATTCTTCACTGAGAGCAGACACACACCCAGGGGCAGGCAAAGCTTTGTGAGTGTGTAGGGGGCAACCCGAGCTGTTGaggtctgtctctcttcctccaaaAGCTTAAACACTCAGGCCACAGTGACTTCCCCTGGTAGTGCAGACTAGCCTCACTTATCTGCATTTTAACACTTTCTGTCCTGATCTTATTAACTTCTTATGAGTTTGCTTGTTCATATAATGTTACCTTCTATTCCAGGGCAGAGCCTATAAATTGTTTTGTAATCTCCCCAGCATCTGGATCAGTGCTCTGTATATATTGATGCTTACTATTTCTTCCCCTCCCTCATGCCCCAcacccttttttttaaaaaaatcatatttgggCATATTTATGCATGGTATAAATGCCAAAGGAAGTATAGACTGATTGTTTCTTCCTCAGCTGTCTCATATGCAAGTCATGAAAGAGACACATGAAGAGGCTCACAAAGAACAGAAAACCTAAAAacatcattttgaaatatatgcagTAGTGTAGGTGGTATCTCTCATAATCTCAACATAACCATAAAATACGTAATCCCAATAGAATTTCCTGATTCTTCATTCAAATACAACAGAAATAAAAGCCAGTTGAAATCCAAAAGTGTTAGATAGGGCCACCCAGGGttcaattgaaaaagaaaataataccttcaaatttagaaccagaaaaaaacaggcatctgtttttaaaatcccatacaagtaataatattttagaaacagacacatttcagtaagtaggaaaaaaaaaaaactgctgttCAGTGAGGACAAAAAGCaaaattggccaagcatggtggtgcacgcctgtaattccagcactttgggaggctgaggattgcttgagcccagaagttcgggaccagcataggcaacatggtgagaccctgtcactaaaataaataaataaataaataaataaataaataaaaaacagccaAACATGTGCAGTGaccagagatcgcgccacttcactccagcctgggcgacagagtgagaatccatctaaaacaaacaaacaaaaaaataaaaaaccgcCAAGCAtcgtggtgtgcgcctgtggtcctagttactctggagactgagggaggaggatcacttgagcccaggaggtggaggctacagtaagccatgtttgcgccactgcactccaggctgggcaacaaagcaagaacttgtcttaagaaaaacaaaacaaa
The sequence above is a segment of the Pan paniscus chromosome 10, NHGRI_mPanPan1-v2.0_pri, whole genome shotgun sequence genome. Coding sequences within it:
- the LOC100979676 gene encoding liprin-beta-1, translating into SCIFSLTVTAVQIQFRPLGLRTLVIFIYLQYIILREDQPYPYYFLFQTNGHLPGNGDVYQERLSLLENDKESLLLQLSMLTDQVEDEGEKIRDLEFCLEEHREKVNATEEMLQQELLSRTSLETQKLDLMAEISNLKLKLTAVEKDRLDYEDKFRDTELLGKVTVKLSQQMDNMAVELALLQGRIDGRYG